aatgcatactattaaGAAGTTATGTAAAATTATGTTCAAGAACTGATATGAATTCATACCCAATAGTTATTTAACGGCCCAGGGatcgaatattttaaatataatttaatttttgatgcACATGATGTTGTATAACGTTAATGGGTGCCGAATATAACCACAAAATGGCGTTAACTGTTATCTACACATCTACATCACAAGAGAAATGGACGAATCAGTCATataaaaaagttattcagtAAATCGCTTGGACAAAAGCGTCTGCTTTGGCCTGTTAAATAACATATAGATAATAAATGGACAATAACGAATGTCACCAATAACATCTATAACTAATGGTTGcccttttcctttttctttcctCATAGGTAAAAATGCTAACAccagaaaaagaagaaagaaaaaaaactaaaaccatgGCTAACTACGCTACCAACAAAGGTAAGCCATATTAATATAGTATCATTTAGAATATATAATAcctatattgttattattatttcaatgaACAGATAAGAgcaattaatttgtgttttattgtatATTTGCATAGacttgttttctgttttgttcggatataaataaatcaatggCCAGAGACAAGTTACTTGTGTGTTAAAATCTGTTCACTCATACTgacaaaacagtgttttgattgTGATTGCTGTATGCTATTAACAGGTCCAGTGATTTGGATCATCGGGAGTAGTTACATTCGTCGTGGGGAAGAGAGGGCCAGAGAGACCATCGGGGCCAATCTTGGCCTAGCGGCCAAGGTTTACTGGTTTGGCTGGGGTGGACTTCGATGGCacggactccttcctttcttctACCGGTCCCTCAGAGGAAGAGCAGCCCCGGATGTCCTGCTGATTCACTGCAGCGGGAACGACTTGGGATGCAGGAAGAGCATCGATCTCGTCGCAGCGATGAAGCAGGATCTGCAACATCTCTATCGGCGTTTCCCTCAGATGACCATTGTGCTGTCTGACATCACCCAGAGAGGTTGGTGGAGATCGGGCCTTCCGGGGAAAATTGACAAGTCCCTTAAATGGGTGAACAGTGTCATGGCTACCTTTGTCTTGGGAATGCAGGGGGGTATTGTGCATCACCCTCAAATTGTATTTAACAAGCCTCAACTGTTTCTAAGGGACGAAGTTCATTTATCACCTAGGGgtaatgatattttttttaataatttagctGAAGGCTTGAGAGTCTTAATCCAGTAGGGGTGATGCTGGATTAAACCTCTCAGCATGTTTTTAACTTGAAAGAGTTGAAGATTGTTAAATTGTTTTGGGGTTGTGTATGTGCCTTTTGCCTTTAGTTTAATACATGTTCACATTGGTAGACATAACACTGTTCAACAGTCACTGCTCTTTCTCCCCCCGCCCTTCTTTCTCCCCTCCATGCCATTCATGTATCACCCTAGCCATCCACCCCATGGCCTCTCACTTTTCTTCCCCACAACGAATGTAGCTAGAGAGGGGATcaggattttaaaaaaaaaagtattacttttttaaaattgtttttgtgtttaaataaataaatatttattaacgAAATGATTGAATATTTATTATCAAAACACACAGTAGACACTTCAAGTAGACAGAAATGACAGTGTATActttgacagaaatgtcatgTGGTTTTATTACTTATGGTTTAGAACTTCGTAATGATACATATTCAGTCAGTAGCCTTCACAGTGAATATTGATAAGGGAGATGTCAAGACAGCTTTAGATTACATTAGATTTATCTTTATTGTCAATGTGTAGAGTACAAGTACAGAGACAATTCAATGCAATTAGTGTCTAACCAGAAGTGTAAAAAAAGTGTAGTATAGACGTAGTGTATTATAAACAGTAAATGACATGAAAGTAGTATACAGTTAACCTAGTGGTACGGTTTACAGTAAGGATGTtcatttcaaatt
Above is a genomic segment from Megalobrama amblycephala isolate DHTTF-2021 linkage group LG14, ASM1881202v1, whole genome shotgun sequence containing:
- the LOC125244328 gene encoding uncharacterized protein LOC125244328, producing the protein MLTPEKEERKKTKTMANYATNKGPVIWIIGSSYIRRGEERARETIGANLGLAAKVYWFGWGGLRWHGLLPFFYRSLRGRAAPDVLLIHCSGNDLGCRKSIDLVAAMKQDLQHLYRRFPQMTIVLSDITQRGWWRSGLPGKIDKSLKWVNSVMATFVLGMQGGIVHHPQIVFNKPQLFLRDEVHLSPRGNDIFFNNLAEGLRVLIQ